From the bacterium genome, the window GTAGAGGATGTAGGAAACGCCCGAGATGGATTCGATCCGTCCACCCAGGGAGTAGCCGAAGATGACGACGAAAAGACCCGTCATGATGACGGGCGGCGCGATCGTCTGGGCGGCCAAACGGGCAAAGCGGTAGTATTCGCGCTCGATGAGCGTCAGGAACCCTGTCAGTCCGGACGGTCTAGGATCGGGATTCATCGACATGAATGGATTTCCCGGTCAGTTTTAGAAAAACCTCTTCAAGGCTGCCCCGATGGACGTCGACGTCGTCCACGCCGAACCCCTCGAGCCTTGCCTTCTTTTCGCCGTTCACGTCGAAGTAACGCTCACAATGGCGCGCGATGAGCTCCTCCGGCGCCCCGATCTCGACGATCCTCCCTCCTTCGATGACGCCGACCCGGCCGCAAAGGGCCTCGGCCTCGTCGATATAATGCGTGGTCAGGATGATCGTCGTGCGGCTGCGGCTCAAGCTCCGCAGGTACTCCCAAAGCTCGTGGCGCTGCTCGACGTCGACGCCCGCGGTGGGCTCGTCCAGGATGAGGATTCTCGGATAGGTCATGAGCGATCGGGCGATGAGGACCCTCCTCTGCATGCCTCCGGAGAGCTTCCAGTATTCCACCTCCGCCTTGTCGCCGAGTCCGAATTGTTCCAGGAGCTCGCCCGCGCGGCGGCGGCGATCCTTGCGGGTCAGTCCGAAGTACCCGCCTTGAAATTCCAAGGTCCTGCGGACGGTGAAGTAGCGGTCGATGTTGGGCTCCTGGGGCGACAGACCGATCGCCGCCTTGGCCGCCATGGGATCCTCGCGGACGTTCTTTCCGAAAACAAAAGCCTCGCCCGAGTCCGTCCGCGCCAAGCCGACAATGACCTTGATGAGCGTGGTCTTCCCGGCCCCATTGGGACCGAGCAGGCCGAAAAACTCGCCTTCCGCGATCCCAAGAGACACGCCGTCCAAGGCGCTCACCGCCTTGTAGGACTTGCAGACCGAATGGAGGGTGATCGCATCCATGGTTTGGACTTTGTTCCCCCAGAGCCGTATGATACCGACGTAATCGGTACTGGGCTAAAGTCTTGTATTATTTTTGTGTAGCCCTGTAGTCAAATCCTTACACGCGGGAGGCGTTCATCGTGCGCCCAAGAATCCTGTCTACCTTCTTCCTCGTCTCTGTCTCACTCTCGTTTTCGATGACGGCCCGGTCCGAATCAAAAAGGGACTGGGCGACCCTCTCGGTGGATTCCGAACCCCGCGGTGCCGAGGTGTACGTCGATTCGGAGTATCAGGGCGTCACCCCCCTCCAAAACGCCCGCGTACCGGCCGGGTACGTGCCGGTGACGCTGCTCAAGGAGGGATTCGTCCGCCAGACCACCCGCATCACCCTCAAGGCGGGCGAGACGAAGTCGCTGGGAACGATCCAACTCGGCAGCGCATTCGGAGAGATCTTCATCAATAGCTATCCGCCGCGCGCCACCGTGTACCTGGACGGGGACAAGATCAAGGCCCGCACCCCCCTCACCATCCGCAAGGTCCCGCGCGACAAACCGCACACCATCCGTCTCCAGCTCGAAGGCTACGACGAGTGGGAACGCGAGATCATCCTCGAGGGGAAGGACAAGAAAAAATACGACGTCGAGCTCGAGAAGAGATAATCAGTACAATCGGTAGATCTTCGCGGACTTGAGGGCGGGCAGCACGTCCGCCAGGTCCGTCGCCGGCTTCCGGCAGGCGTGGGCCTCACAAAGATAAACGGCGGCCCGGCCTTGAATCGGCCCCTTGCCTTGGGCCAGCGGCGAGACCCCGCCGGCCGCCAGCACCTTGTTCGGCAGGAAAAGACGATGGATTTCGCCGATCATGGCGTTGCGGGCCGGATCCTCCGCCTTTCCCGCCACGACGATCTCCTTCGACGCGTCGGTCGCGTAGTCCACGGCCATGAGGAGGGCCGGCGACGCCTGGGGGTGGGACGACACGAACTCCGAAAACGCCTTCACGAGGGCCTCGGCCTTGTCCTGAAACGAACGGTCGAGCGTAAATCCATAAAGACGAAGCAGGTTCAGGGCGGCGACGGAGTTCCCGGAAGGGACGGCGCCGTCGTAGATGTCCTTGGACCGGGCGATGAGCGAGGGATCACCGGCGGCGGTGAAGAAATAACCCCCGTCCTTAGCGTCCCAGAAAAGCTCATCGGATTTTTTCTGCAATTCAAGGGCGGCTCGGAACCAACGGTCATCGAAATCCGTCTCGTACAGGTCGATCAGCCCCCAGATGACAAACGCATAGTCGTCCAGCGAGCCGTCAAAGCGCACGTCGCCGTCCCGGTAGCGGCGGTTGAGGGCCTTCCCGTCCCACATCCTCGTCAGCAGAAAGTCCGCCGCCTTCCGGGCGGCGATGAGATACCTCTCCTCCCCCAGGACCTGGGCGGCGTAGGCCAACGACCCGATCATGAGCCCGTTCCACGACGCGATGACCTTGTCGTCCTTGGAGGGCGGGACTCGTTTTCTGCGGGCGGCGAAGAGCTTTCCCATCGCGCACGACAGGGGCGTTTCGGAGCGCAAGGCCCAAGGCGCCCCCTCCTTGAAGGTCAGGATCGTCTTGCCTCCGCCTTCGGCGGAGAAGTTGCCGCGGGGCGTGACCTGAAGCAGGTCCCTGACGTTTTGGAATTCATCGGCGGTCAGCAGGCCCTTGATCTCGTCTTCCGTCCAAACGTAGAATTTGCCTTCTTCGCCCTCGCTGTCGGCGTCCTCCGCCGAGTAGAAGCCGCCTTCCGGTGACGTCATGTCGCGGAGCGCATAGTCGAGCGTCTCGCGCGCCACACCCGCCCACATCGGATTTTGATCGATTTGATAGGCTTCGAGATAGGTCCGGGCGAGGAGGGCGTTGTCATAGAGCATCTTTTCGAAGTGCGGCACGAGCCACTGGCCGTCGGTGGAATACCGGTGAAAGCCCCCGCCCAGATGGTCATAGATGCCTCCCCGGGCCATCCGTTCCAGCGTGAAGGTCCCCATGGAGAGGGCCTTCGCCTCGCCGGTCCTCCGGTGGATGCGGAAGAGGAGCGAGATCGTCTCGCTCCGGGGAAATTTGGGGGCGCCTCCGAATCCGCCGTCGCGCGGGTCATAGACGTCTTTCAGCGCCGTGTAGGCCCGGCGGAGGGTCTCCTCCGAGAGCATGCGCCCCGAAGCGGAGCTCCTCCCCGTCGCCTTGAGGGCGTCGCCCACTTCCCTGCCGGACTCCGCGATCTTTTTGCGGTCCGACTTCCAGAGCTTGGAGATCTCCAAGAGGATGTCCTTGAACCCCGGCCGCCCCCAGCGGCTCTCGGGAGGGAAATAGGTCCCTCCCCAGAACGGCTCCAGGTCGTGCGTCAGAAAGGCCGAGAGAGGCCAGCCGCCCGAGCCGGTCATCCCCTGCACGGCATTCATGTAGATCTGGTCGACGTCCGGGCGCTCCTCCCGGTCCACCTTGATGCTCACGAAGTGCTCGTTCATCACCCGGGCGATGTCTTCGTTCTCGAACGACTCGCGTTCCATGACGTGGCACCAGTGGCAGGTGGAGTAGCCGATGGAGAGGAAGATGGGCTTGTCCTCCCGCCGTGCCTTTTCGAAGGCCTCGGGGCCCCACGGATACCAGTCGACGGGATTTCCGGCATGTTGGAGCAGGTACGGGCTTTTTTCGGCAGCGAGACGGTTCATTCCGATAGTCTTGTCCGAAACCACCGAAAGGGGCAAGGACTGCCCTCTTGCCTCTCACCCACCCCCGGCGGTAAAAGGACCCCATGGTCCGAGACCTCATCCCCTGGTTGGCGGTCGTGATGTACTTGGTCCCGATCATCGGCACCCTGGCCGCCATGAGGCGGCGCGCCAAGGCCGTGTGGTCCGTCGGCGACAGCCTGCGGCGGCTCCTTCCCGAGGACCGTTTTTACCGATGGGTCAAATCCGTCGAGACGCGCTACCGGGGCTGGCGGGACCGGCATCGGATCGGCTCGATCGTCGACCTCGACCGGCTGAATCTCTTCGCCGGCAAGGCCGAGTACGCCTTCGGCCACCTCCGAGACTACACGGTGGGGGTCTACATGATGGCCGCCTTCGGCGTCGACCTCACCCTCATGCTGTTCGGAAGCCACGAAACCCGGGCGCACCGCTTTCTCTCCATGTTCTACCACGGCACCTTCGCCCTCCTCTCGATTTGGACCTACAAGCGCCACGTCGCCGCGGGTCTTCAGATGACCGAGTTCATGCGGGTCAATCCCCTGGTCCATCCGCAGGAATTCTTCGAGCATTATTACCGCCGGATCGGCCCCTCCAACGTTCCCGTTCCCACGCGTGCCGCGCGCACGGTGAATCCGACGGACATTTCCTACCATACGGGAAAACCCTCCCGCCAAAGCCACTGGCTTCTCATGAAGGGCTTTTACGACACCGCGATCTTCGCGCGAAGCGCCTACAAGGCCCTCGAAACCATCGGACGCGAGTACGGGCGCGAGGTCTTCGATGTCATGGCCTCGCTCTGGGGTTCGCGCATGTTGCAGATCTTCCAGGCGCGCATGGCCGTGGAGGGCGTCGAGAAGTTCCACAATCTCTCGGGGAAAATCGTCCTCGTCTTCAACCACAAGTCGCATCTGGACTTCGTCTTCAATTTTTTCGGCCTGAGCTCCACGCACCTGGCTGGCGGCAGGCGCATTCGTCCGCGTTACATGGCCGCCAAGGACCATTTCGTCGACAACAAGTACGTCTACAGCGGATTGGGCATCGGAAAGCTCATCGAGGCCAACGACATGGTCTTCGTCGACCGCAAGGGCAAGGGAAAGGACGCCGTCCTGGACGCCTGCCGAAAGCTCGTCGACAAGGATATCGAGATCGCCATGTACCCGCAGGGAACACGGGCCGTGGGAAATTACGGGCCCGAAGGCGAGCGCCGCGACGCCGGCTTTTACACCACCGGCACCGCCAAGTCGCTCAAGGAGAACCTGGGCCATCTCAAGAAAGGCTGCGCCTTTCTCGCCATCGACACGCTCATGGCGGGGCGGGAGAGCGGACGAAACTATCCGGTCCACCTCGTCTTCATCGGCATCGACGGCACCGCGAACCTCGTTCCCAAAGGCTCCTTCAAGGTTCAGACGGAGCAGACGGTCAAATTCACCGTGGGGGACATCCTGACGCTCATGCCGGACGAGGCGGACGGACTGGAAAAGCCGGCGGGGGCCCTGGCGGAAACTCCGGAACAGCAAAAATACCTCGACCTGGTGGACCGCCTTCAGAACGGGATCAACGACGGTCTCGTCAAGGCGCTCAACCTCCATGAAAAGCTGAAAAGCCGGTTCCTACGCGAAGTCCGCGAGGACGGTTTGATCCCCAAGGACCAGATCCTCATCGCCGGCCACAAGCTCCAGCAGACGCCGGACGCCTATCTCGTGCTGGACCGCATCTACGCCCTGCCATGGGAGGAACAGGTCGTTTTTCTCAAGGAGTTGGGGCGCCAGTTGATTGCGGGGGAGGACTTGAGCCTTCTCAAGAACACCGTCACCGATCGTCTCTTCCGGCATCGGGGGAAAGAACTCAAGGCCATCGCGCAGCAAGAGAAGGCGAAAAAGGCTTCGTAGGGGCTTGAGGCCTCAAGCCCCTACCTGGATTCCTCTGAGGACGGTGGCTCCTCCGTCATCGGAAGGGTGTTCTCATCGGTCACGGGCGCCGTTGATTCCGCGGTTCCCTCCGCCGATCCGCGCGGCGCTTCCTCGACCGCCTCCGCCCCGCCTCCCCTGACGCGGCCCCTCTTCACGTCGTAGACGCAACCGTCCAAGTCCACCGGTTCCTTCAGAATGCCTTCGCGATAACCCCGGTCCAGGAAGGCCTTGATCGCCTTGAAACCGGACCGTCCGAAGTCGATCGTCCAATTGTTCACGTACATGTCGATGAACTTCTGCGCCTTCTCGGCATCCATCCCGCGGGCGAACGGCAGCGCATGGGCCAACGACTCCTCCCGGTGCTCCAGGCCGTACTCGATGCTCTTTTGAATCAGCTCCGCCACCGTCTTGAGGACGGAAGGGTCCAAATCACGCCGGACCGCAATGCCCCCCAGCGGAAGCGGATGCCCCGTCTCCTTGTGCCACCACTCGCCCAGGTCGACCACCTTGTGCAGCCCCTTTTCCCCGAATGTCAGCTGCCCCTCGTGGATGATGAGACCCGCGTCGATCTTCTTCTCCGCGACCTCTTCCAGGATCTTGTCGAAGGGGTGCTGGCTGTAGCAGATGCCGGATTTTCCCTCGCCCGCCACGTGGTGCTCGTAGAGCTTCAGGGCCAGGAAGGCGCTCGTCATCTTGCCGGGGATGCCGACCCGCATTTTCAGGATCTGCTTGGGCTTGAGGACCTTGGACGAGACGACGATGGGGCCGTACTGGTCCCCGAAACAGGCGCCCGTCGTCAGGAGGTAATACTTGTCCGCGATGTAGGGATAGACGTGGAACGACACCGCCGTGACCTCGTAAGTCCCCGTCATCGCCTTCTGATTCAGGCTCTCGATATCCTCCTGGACGTCGACAAACTCGAGCCCCTCCGGCCGGTCGATCCTGCCCTGTAGGAGGGCATAGAACATGAACGCGTCGTCGGCGTCGGGGCTGTGGGCAATGCGGATCTGGGTCATGTAGTACGCTCCTTAAGAGCCGTATCGATACAATTCATCCAAATGACGGTCAAACTCTTTGTGGGCGGGGTTGGGCGTGAATCCCCGGTATTCGGCCCGGCACTTGTAGCAGACGGTCATCCATTGGGTCCGGCGGTAGATGATGAAATCGATGATCGCGGCGACAATGAGGGAGGCCCCGTAGGTCCAGGGCACCAGGATCGCGGCGACGACCACGATGGGGATCGCGATCTTCCGGGGGAAGTCCTTTTGGAGGTAAAGGTCCTTGGCGCCGCAGGAGAGGCAGAGGTCGATCGTTTCCCCGGGGCCTGTTGCAATGATCTTTTCGGGCATGGTTTATAATGGGATCGCCGAAAGGAAGAACAGATACCTCGCCGCCAGCTCCCCGATGAACACGAAAGCGATCGCCACGTACATGATCCCCGTCGCCGATTGGTTCGACCCGATCCGCGCCGTCCCCCAGATCATCCCCACGACGACCGCCGGGATGAGAAGGCCCACCAAGACCCTCTGCCAGAAGAATATGCCGTGCCCCTGAAAGGACACAAGCGCCGTCAAGAAGTCGACGTCCGGCCGGATCACTTCCTTGAAGATCAAGAGGGTGGAGCCCACGGCGGCGATCCGCAGAGCGATGACGGCGATCAGGATCCACGCCATGGAGACCAGCAGCTTCTTGGGCATGTCCGTGTTCATGAGGTAATGGTGTCCGAACATCATCCCGGCCAGGAATCCTCCCAAGACCAGCGCCGTCGTAATGAAGTTCATGGGCAGGAGGACGTTCTGGGCCCACACCGGGGACAGGGCCGCCCGGAAGAGCAGCGAATCCATGGAGACGGCCGCCAGCCCCGCCGCCGCAATCAGGACGAGCTCCGGCCGCGAGGGCGACCGTTCGCCAAACCGCATGCGAAGCCACAAGAACACGCACAGGCCCAGAAAGACGTAGAATGCGGCGAAGACCCAGGCCTCGGAAACAGTGGCGGGAGCCCCGCCGCCGAAGATGCCGGACAGGGTCAGCGTGGAGCGGTGACGGACAAAAAGCGCGACCGCCGTGAAAAGCGCGGACCAGAAGCCGATCGACCCGTAGAACCGGGGATCCACCGCCTTGGGCGGCAGCAAAGCCACGGACACGACCATGCCCACGGCCATTTGAGTGAGAAAAAGAACGAGAATGTAGCTGATGCTCATGGCCGCGGAGAATGATCTCAGGCCGCCAAATATGCAATCGCTTTGATCGCAAGGTAGGCGAGCGAGGCGATGGCGGCGGAGGCGGGAATCGTGAAGATCCAGGCCGCGATGATGCGGTTGACGATCCCCCAGCGGACCGCGGAAAGGCGACGGGTCGCGCCGACCCCCATGATCGATCCCGTGATCGTGTGCGTGGTGCTGACCGGAATGCCCATGAAAGTCGCGAGAAAGAGCGTCGAGGCCGCCGCCGTCTCCGCGGCGAAGCCGCCGACCGGCTGGAGCTTCGTCAGCTTCATGCCCATCGTCTTCACGATCCGCCATCCTCCGAACATCGTCCCGGCGGCGATGGCCGCGTGGCAGCAGACGATGACCCAGACCGGCACGTAGAAAGCCGCCCCCAAATGACCGGTCGAAAACAGAAGCACCGCGATGATGCCCATGGTCTTTTGGGCGTCATTGCCCCCGTGACCCAGGCTGTAGAGGCTCGCAGAAACCAACTGAAGTTTGCGGAAATGCTTGTCCACCCGCGACGGCGAGGAGTCGCGGAAGAGCCAAATGATGATCGTCATGATGATGAAGCCGAGGATCAAGCCCATCACGGGCGACACGACGATAAAAACGAGGATCTTGTAGAGTCCCGAGGTCACCAGCGACCCAAAACCCGCCTTGGTCACCGCCGCCCCGACGAAACCGCCCACCAGCGCATGCGAACTCGACGTGGGCAACCCCCACCACCACGTGAGCAAATCCCAGATGATCGCTCCCAGGAGCGCGGCGAAGACCGTCGCCACGGACATGACGGCCGGATCGACCGTCCCTTTGCCGATGGTCGTGGCGACGTGCACGTTGAAGACGAAAAGGGCGACAAAGTTGAAGAAGGCGGCCCACACGACCGCCCAGCGGGGGCTCAAGACCCGGGTGGAGACGATGGTCGCGACGGAATTGGCGGCATCGTGGAAGCCGTTGATGAAATCGAAGGCGAGCGCCACCAGGACGACGAACGCGACGACCGCAAGGGAATGGGGATCAGGCATTCTTCAGAACGATTCCTTCGAGCGTGTTGGCGACATCCTCGCAGCGGTCGGTGGCGTTTTCCAGCGTCTCGAGGATCTCCTTCTCCTTGATCAGCTTGATCGCGTCCTTCTCGCGCTCGAAGAGGTTCGAGATGGCGCGCCGGAGGGCCTCGTCGGCCTCGTTCTCCAGCCGGTTGATCTCGATGCACTGGGCGAGGATGAGCTCGGGCTTCTTCGCCATGTCGCGGAGCCTCAAGACCGCCTTCGAGACCTCCTCAACGGCCCTCACGAGGATTTCCACGACCTTCTTCATGTCCGGGCCGGCGGGCGGCACCTTGTAGAGGACCACGCGGTTGGCGGTCCCGTAGATCAGGTCCAGGATATCGTCCATTTCCGTGATCAGCCCGTGGATGTCCTCGCGGTCGATCGGCGTGATGAACGTCTTGTTCAGCATCTCCACCGTGTCGTGCGTGATCTGGTCGCCGTCGTGCTCGCAGTCCTCGATGGCCTTGAGCTTTTTTTCCAGGCCGTCGCCGCTGGAGAAGAAATCATCGAGAAGACGGGCCCCATGCAGGATCGTGTTCGCCGCCTTTTCGAAAAGATCGAAGAACTTCGGAGTTTTGGGAAAGAGACCCACGTCGACCACCTCCAGATCCAAGGGTGAGACGCCCTCTTGGTGTTCGCGGGTCTCTCTAACGGCAAACTTCGCGTGACGTCAACGTGAAAACGGAGTGACGGGCCCTAACCGGCGGTCTTGCGTCCGCCGTGGCGGATGTCGCGGCCCTGGACCATGAAGATGACTTCCTCGGCGATGTTCGTGGCGTGGTCGGCAATTCTCTCCAGCTGCTGGGCCACGAGGATCAATCGTGTCCCCCGCTCGGCCGCCTTCGGGTCCTTTCCCATCATGCCGATCAGCTCCTGAAAGATGCTGTGCTCCAGGGAGTCGACGTCGTCGTCCATCTCGCAGACCTTCTGGGCCATGTCGACGTCCTGCTTCACGAAGGCGTCGAGGGCCTCTTGCACCATCCCCTGCGCCTTCACCGCCATTTTGGGAAGGTCCGAATAGGGTTTCAACTGAGGCTCGCGGTTCAAGGCGATGGCCTGCTCGGCGATGTTCACCGCCAAATCGCCCATGCGCTCGAGGTCCTTGGAGGCGCGCAGCCCGATGGTGATGAAGCGCAGGTCCGAGGCCGCCGGCTGGCGGAGGGCCAGGAGTTTCAGGCACAGGTCGTCGATCTCGATCTCCAGGCGGTTGACCTCGAAATCACGCCGGATGACGTCCTCGGCCGTCTTGGAATCGCGCTCTGTGAGGGCCCTCATCGAGCGGGTGATCATCTCCTCGACGTTCCCGCCCGCCTCGAGGATTTTTTCCTTAAGCTGCCTCAACTCTTCATCATACTGTTTGTCGGTGTGTTGTTTCATGATGAGCACCTCTCAAATTCAAGATCGAATCGTATTATCCAAACCTTCCGGTGATGTAATCCTCGGTTCGTTTTTCTTTCGGATTTGTGAAGATCATCTCGGTCTCGCCCCATTCGACCAAATCCCCCATGTACAGGAAGGCCGTACAGTCAGAGACGCGCGCGGCCTGCTGCATGTTGTGGGTGACGATGACGATCGTGTATTTCGACCGGAGTTCGTGGATCAATTCCTCGATCCGCGCTGTCGAAATGGGATCCAGGGCCGAGCACGGCTCGTCCATCAGGAGAACCTCGGGATTGACCGCCAGGGCCCGGGCGATGCAGAGCCGCTGCTGCTGCCCGCCGGAGAGGCTCATGCCGGAATGAGCCAGGCTGTCCTTCACTTCCTCCCACAGCGCGGACTTCTTCAGGCAATCGATGGCGACCTCCTCCAGGCGCGACCGGTCGCGCGTGCCATTCAACCGCAGGCCCGCCACCACGTTGTCCAGGATCGACATCGTCGGGAATGGGTTCGGCTTTTGAAAGATCATCCCGACCCGGCGCCTGAGTTTGACCGGGTCCTCCTTCAGGACATCCTTGCCGTCCAAGAGGATACGGCCTTCGACCTTCGCGCGCGGGTCCACTTCGTGCATGCGGTTCAAACAACGGAGCAGCGTCGACTTGCCGCAGCCCGAAGGCCCTATGACGGCCGTGACCGTCTTCTCCTCGATGGAAAGGTCGACGGCGTTCACCGCCTTATGATCTCCATACCAAGCGCTGACCTTTTCAACCTGAATCTTCATGAGCGTTTCCCCGCAAGCCGGTTCCGGATGAAGAGCCGCGACACGATATTGAGCAGGAGCACGAGCGCAATCAAGACCGTCGCCCCCGCCCAGGCCTGCTGGTGCCAATCGTCGTAGGGACTGATGGCGTAGGTAAAGATCTGAAGCGGCAACGCCGCAATCGGCTGTTTTAAATCCGTGCTCCAAAACTGGTTTCCGAGAGCGGTGAAGAGAAGCGGCGCGGTTTCACCGGCGATGCGGGCCACGGCGAGCAGAATGCCCGTAACGATTCCACCACGCGCGGCCTTGAGCACCACGTACACCAAAGTCTTCCAGTAAGGCAGCCCCAGCGCCAGCGCCCCTTCACGCAGGGCGCGCGGCACCATGCGCATCATCGTTTCGGTCGTCGACAGGATGGTGGGAATCATGATGATGCCCAGCGCCGCCCCGCCCGCCAGGGCGGAGAAATGATGCATGGGCCGGACCAAGATCGTATAGGCGAACATGCCGACGACGATCGAGGGCGTTCCGTTCAACAAGTCGGAGGCGAACCGCACCGCCTCCGCCGCCTTCCGCCCTCCATATTCCGACAGATAGATCCCGCCGAAGATT encodes:
- a CDS encoding ABC transporter ATP-binding protein codes for the protein MDAITLHSVCKSYKAVSALDGVSLGIAEGEFFGLLGPNGAGKTTLIKVIVGLARTDSGEAFVFGKNVREDPMAAKAAIGLSPQEPNIDRYFTVRRTLEFQGGYFGLTRKDRRRRAGELLEQFGLGDKAEVEYWKLSGGMQRRVLIARSLMTYPRILILDEPTAGVDVEQRHELWEYLRSLSRSRTTIILTTHYIDEAEALCGRVGVIEGGRIVEIGAPEELIARHCERYFDVNGEKKARLEGFGVDDVDVHRGSLEEVFLKLTGKSIHVDESRS
- a CDS encoding PEGA domain-containing protein — protein: MRPRILSTFFLVSVSLSFSMTARSESKRDWATLSVDSEPRGAEVYVDSEYQGVTPLQNARVPAGYVPVTLLKEGFVRQTTRITLKAGETKSLGTIQLGSAFGEIFINSYPPRATVYLDGDKIKARTPLTIRKVPRDKPHTIRLQLEGYDEWEREIILEGKDKKKYDVELEKR
- a CDS encoding thioredoxin domain-containing protein — protein: MNRLAAEKSPYLLQHAGNPVDWYPWGPEAFEKARREDKPIFLSIGYSTCHWCHVMERESFENEDIARVMNEHFVSIKVDREERPDVDQIYMNAVQGMTGSGGWPLSAFLTHDLEPFWGGTYFPPESRWGRPGFKDILLEISKLWKSDRKKIAESGREVGDALKATGRSSASGRMLSEETLRRAYTALKDVYDPRDGGFGGAPKFPRSETISLLFRIHRRTGEAKALSMGTFTLERMARGGIYDHLGGGFHRYSTDGQWLVPHFEKMLYDNALLARTYLEAYQIDQNPMWAGVARETLDYALRDMTSPEGGFYSAEDADSEGEEGKFYVWTEDEIKGLLTADEFQNVRDLLQVTPRGNFSAEGGGKTILTFKEGAPWALRSETPLSCAMGKLFAARRKRVPPSKDDKVIASWNGLMIGSLAYAAQVLGEERYLIAARKAADFLLTRMWDGKALNRRYRDGDVRFDGSLDDYAFVIWGLIDLYETDFDDRWFRAALELQKKSDELFWDAKDGGYFFTAAGDPSLIARSKDIYDGAVPSGNSVAALNLLRLYGFTLDRSFQDKAEALVKAFSEFVSSHPQASPALLMAVDYATDASKEIVVAGKAEDPARNAMIGEIHRLFLPNKVLAAGGVSPLAQGKGPIQGRAAVYLCEAHACRKPATDLADVLPALKSAKIYRLY
- a CDS encoding lysophospholipid acyltransferase family protein, whose protein sequence is MVRDLIPWLAVVMYLVPIIGTLAAMRRRAKAVWSVGDSLRRLLPEDRFYRWVKSVETRYRGWRDRHRIGSIVDLDRLNLFAGKAEYAFGHLRDYTVGVYMMAAFGVDLTLMLFGSHETRAHRFLSMFYHGTFALLSIWTYKRHVAAGLQMTEFMRVNPLVHPQEFFEHYYRRIGPSNVPVPTRAARTVNPTDISYHTGKPSRQSHWLLMKGFYDTAIFARSAYKALETIGREYGREVFDVMASLWGSRMLQIFQARMAVEGVEKFHNLSGKIVLVFNHKSHLDFVFNFFGLSSTHLAGGRRIRPRYMAAKDHFVDNKYVYSGLGIGKLIEANDMVFVDRKGKGKDAVLDACRKLVDKDIEIAMYPQGTRAVGNYGPEGERRDAGFYTTGTAKSLKENLGHLKKGCAFLAIDTLMAGRESGRNYPVHLVFIGIDGTANLVPKGSFKVQTEQTVKFTVGDILTLMPDEADGLEKPAGALAETPEQQKYLDLVDRLQNGINDGLVKALNLHEKLKSRFLREVREDGLIPKDQILIAGHKLQQTPDAYLVLDRIYALPWEEQVVFLKELGRQLIAGEDLSLLKNTVTDRLFRHRGKELKAIAQQEKAKKAS
- a CDS encoding MqnA/MqnD/SBP family protein, which produces MTQIRIAHSPDADDAFMFYALLQGRIDRPEGLEFVDVQEDIESLNQKAMTGTYEVTAVSFHVYPYIADKYYLLTTGACFGDQYGPIVVSSKVLKPKQILKMRVGIPGKMTSAFLALKLYEHHVAGEGKSGICYSQHPFDKILEEVAEKKIDAGLIIHEGQLTFGEKGLHKVVDLGEWWHKETGHPLPLGGIAVRRDLDPSVLKTVAELIQKSIEYGLEHREESLAHALPFARGMDAEKAQKFIDMYVNNWTIDFGRSGFKAIKAFLDRGYREGILKEPVDLDGCVYDVKRGRVRGGGAEAVEEAPRGSAEGTAESTAPVTDENTLPMTEEPPSSEESR
- a CDS encoding inorganic phosphate transporter; the protein is MPDPHSLAVVAFVVLVALAFDFINGFHDAANSVATIVSTRVLSPRWAVVWAAFFNFVALFVFNVHVATTIGKGTVDPAVMSVATVFAALLGAIIWDLLTWWWGLPTSSSHALVGGFVGAAVTKAGFGSLVTSGLYKILVFIVVSPVMGLILGFIIMTIIIWLFRDSSPSRVDKHFRKLQLVSASLYSLGHGGNDAQKTMGIIAVLLFSTGHLGAAFYVPVWVIVCCHAAIAAGTMFGGWRIVKTMGMKLTKLQPVGGFAAETAAASTLFLATFMGIPVSTTHTITGSIMGVGATRRLSAVRWGIVNRIIAAWIFTIPASAAIASLAYLAIKAIAYLAA
- a CDS encoding DUF47 domain-containing protein translates to MDLEVVDVGLFPKTPKFFDLFEKAANTILHGARLLDDFFSSGDGLEKKLKAIEDCEHDGDQITHDTVEMLNKTFITPIDREDIHGLITEMDDILDLIYGTANRVVLYKVPPAGPDMKKVVEILVRAVEEVSKAVLRLRDMAKKPELILAQCIEINRLENEADEALRRAISNLFEREKDAIKLIKEKEILETLENATDRCEDVANTLEGIVLKNA
- the phoU gene encoding phosphate signaling complex protein PhoU, whose translation is MMKQHTDKQYDEELRQLKEKILEAGGNVEEMITRSMRALTERDSKTAEDVIRRDFEVNRLEIEIDDLCLKLLALRQPAASDLRFITIGLRASKDLERMGDLAVNIAEQAIALNREPQLKPYSDLPKMAVKAQGMVQEALDAFVKQDVDMAQKVCEMDDDVDSLEHSIFQELIGMMGKDPKAAERGTRLILVAQQLERIADHATNIAEEVIFMVQGRDIRHGGRKTAG
- the pstB gene encoding phosphate ABC transporter ATP-binding protein PstB gives rise to the protein MKIQVEKVSAWYGDHKAVNAVDLSIEEKTVTAVIGPSGCGKSTLLRCLNRMHEVDPRAKVEGRILLDGKDVLKEDPVKLRRRVGMIFQKPNPFPTMSILDNVVAGLRLNGTRDRSRLEEVAIDCLKKSALWEEVKDSLAHSGMSLSGGQQQRLCIARALAVNPEVLLMDEPCSALDPISTARIEELIHELRSKYTIVIVTHNMQQAARVSDCTAFLYMGDLVEWGETEMIFTNPKEKRTEDYITGRFG
- the pstA gene encoding phosphate ABC transporter permease PstA gives rise to the protein MMSRDSRRHWVNRIMLGLSLAAALVSMLPLFLIFFHILSHGLGSLNWDFFTHMPQPVGETGGGFANAIMGSLILLVLACAFGLPIGIFGGIYLSEYGGRKAAEAVRFASDLLNGTPSIVVGMFAYTILVRPMHHFSALAGGAALGIIMIPTILSTTETMMRMVPRALREGALALGLPYWKTLVYVVLKAARGGIVTGILLAVARIAGETAPLLFTALGNQFWSTDLKQPIAALPLQIFTYAISPYDDWHQQAWAGATVLIALVLLLNIVSRLFIRNRLAGKRS